In Halomonas denitrificans, one DNA window encodes the following:
- a CDS encoding tail fiber domain-containing protein, giving the protein MRKFLLPFVLLLPLAAAADPAGSAFTYQGELWSAGEPANGEFDLVFNLFDQAAGGTPIAAPVQLDDLQIDGGLVNAELDFGASIFFGDAVWVEVAVRDGASTGSYDTLAPRSPITPAPYALFALDGSPGPQGPAGPPGPQGPPGDSQWTLVAGDIHFAGGRVGVGEDTPLAALHVQTNNLSLTDQETFNDDLVVEDSDASIGLYSSGGGGYGSSITLSELTAGSLLDTWGIVRRTALGNSELWWTYGTDPDYSQNDTRFILAPDGSAALGATPVLDPESTLTVEAGGDNFGVLVQSLGQFGSAIGLHAGPAGYSSLAKNAYFDAGWQRFDTNNGAFLMEVAPDGTTTMFTEIGGANPIDFQPTLTLADGETTVNGAFFVGNGSVVTSPGGFFGFNRADAQFPVHVGNNALNGNGARLTTGGTWTDASSRLFKTDFQAIDPQDILQRVLRLPVLRWRYRDSEEGTHLGPIAEDFHALFGLGDTEQYIAGVDRNGVALAAIQGLHQQLEEKDQRIAELERMHQESQRALAATIERIERLEREERGEDRQ; this is encoded by the coding sequence ATGCGCAAGTTCCTGCTTCCGTTCGTGCTCCTCCTGCCCCTTGCCGCCGCCGCGGATCCGGCAGGATCGGCCTTCACCTACCAGGGCGAGCTCTGGAGTGCCGGTGAGCCGGCCAACGGGGAATTCGACCTGGTGTTCAACCTGTTCGACCAGGCCGCAGGTGGCACGCCCATCGCCGCGCCGGTCCAGCTGGATGACCTGCAGATTGACGGCGGACTGGTCAATGCGGAACTCGATTTCGGCGCATCGATCTTCTTCGGCGACGCCGTGTGGGTCGAGGTGGCGGTGCGGGACGGCGCCAGCACGGGCTCCTACGACACGCTGGCACCACGCTCGCCGATCACGCCTGCGCCCTACGCCCTGTTCGCGCTCGACGGCAGCCCCGGACCGCAAGGCCCGGCCGGACCGCCGGGGCCCCAAGGACCGCCCGGGGATTCGCAGTGGACGCTCGTCGCCGGCGACATCCACTTCGCCGGCGGCCGGGTCGGGGTCGGAGAGGACACACCGCTCGCGGCCCTGCACGTCCAGACCAACAATCTGTCGTTGACCGACCAGGAGACGTTCAACGACGACCTCGTCGTCGAGGACTCGGACGCTAGCATCGGGCTGTACAGCAGCGGGGGCGGCGGCTACGGCTCGTCGATCACCCTGTCGGAGCTGACCGCAGGCAGCCTGCTCGACACCTGGGGAATCGTGCGTCGAACCGCCCTGGGCAACAGCGAACTCTGGTGGACCTACGGTACCGATCCCGACTACAGCCAGAACGACACGCGCTTCATCCTCGCGCCCGACGGATCTGCCGCGCTGGGCGCCACGCCGGTGCTGGACCCGGAATCGACGCTTACCGTCGAGGCCGGCGGCGACAACTTCGGCGTCCTCGTCCAGTCGCTCGGCCAATTCGGCAGCGCGATCGGACTCCACGCCGGTCCGGCGGGCTATTCGAGCCTTGCCAAGAACGCCTACTTCGACGCCGGCTGGCAGCGCTTCGACACCAACAACGGCGCCTTCCTGATGGAGGTCGCGCCCGACGGCACGACGACGATGTTCACGGAGATCGGCGGTGCCAATCCGATCGACTTCCAGCCGACCCTGACCCTGGCCGACGGCGAAACCACGGTCAACGGCGCGTTCTTCGTCGGCAACGGCAGCGTCGTGACGTCACCGGGCGGCTTCTTCGGATTCAACCGGGCCGATGCGCAGTTCCCGGTGCACGTCGGCAACAACGCCCTGAACGGCAACGGCGCGCGCCTGACCACCGGCGGGACGTGGACCGATGCCTCGAGCCGTCTGTTCAAGACCGACTTCCAGGCCATCGATCCGCAGGACATCCTCCAGCGCGTGCTGCGGCTACCGGTGCTGCGCTGGCGCTACCGCGATTCCGAAGAGGGCACCCATCTGGGCCCGATCGCCGAGGACTTCCACGCCCTGTTCGGACTCGGTGACACGGAGCAGTACATCGCCGGCGTGGACCGCAACGGCGTCGCGCTTGCCGCGATCCAGGGCCTGCACCAGCAGCTCGAGGAGAAGGACCAGCGGATCGCCGAACTGGAGCGGATGCACCAGGAGAGCCAGCGCGCGCTGGCCGCGACCATCGAGCGTATCGAACGGCTCGAGCGCGAGGAACGAGGGGAGGACCGGCAATGA